In the genome of Serratia symbiotica (Periphyllus acericola), one region contains:
- the ispF gene encoding 2-C-methyl-D-erythritol 2,4-cyclodiphosphate synthase: MRIGHGFDVHKFGGEGPLVIGGVRIPYKNGLLAHSDGDVTLHAATDALLGAAGLGDIGRLFPDTDQAFKGADSRELLRQAWKRIRAKKGYRLGNLDITIIAQAPKMAPYIPQMCIFLAADLQCHTDDVNVKATTTEQLGFTGRGEGIACEAVALLIKE; encoded by the coding sequence ATGCGTATCGGTCACGGTTTTGACGTACATAAATTCGGTGGCGAAGGGCCGCTGGTGATCGGTGGTGTTCGCATCCCTTACAAAAACGGTTTACTAGCCCATTCAGACGGTGATGTTACCCTGCACGCGGCGACGGATGCCCTATTGGGAGCGGCAGGGTTGGGGGATATAGGTAGGCTGTTCCCTGATACTGATCAGGCGTTTAAGGGCGCAGATAGCCGGGAACTGCTGCGCCAAGCCTGGAAGCGTATCCGCGCCAAAAAAGGTTACCGCTTGGGCAACCTGGATATTACCATTATTGCCCAGGCACCGAAGATGGCACCATACATCCCGCAGATGTGCATTTTCCTGGCAGCAGATCTGCAATGCCATACAGATGATGTTAACGTCAAGGCCACCACCACCGAACAGCTCGGTTTTACTGGGCGCGGCGAAGGCATTGCCTGCGAAGCCGTCGCTTTACTGATCAAGGAATAG